One part of the Streptomyces sp. NBC_00286 genome encodes these proteins:
- a CDS encoding pilus assembly protein TadG-related protein translates to MTGILLFAAFALFAFAQAASARNGAQSAADAAALAAAQADRDELMEGLEGAIGVDDNWLDWLDPDEATGVGATAAAQELAAANDSTLQGGAQPTEVNGFPGYEVEIQTNYTVGESLIPGTETQQATAQATAVIAPRCDFEAPDDPLDVVELDCGGDVIEIDPEDFISNDLPDASVLFSVYLAE, encoded by the coding sequence CTGACGGGGATTCTGCTCTTCGCTGCGTTCGCCCTCTTTGCGTTCGCCCAGGCAGCGTCCGCGCGGAATGGAGCTCAATCCGCGGCGGACGCTGCTGCGTTGGCGGCAGCGCAGGCGGATCGGGATGAGCTGATGGAGGGCCTTGAAGGCGCCATCGGGGTCGACGACAACTGGCTGGACTGGCTCGACCCGGATGAGGCCACGGGCGTCGGAGCTACCGCTGCGGCTCAGGAACTGGCCGCCGCCAACGACTCGACCCTCCAGGGCGGTGCCCAGCCCACAGAGGTGAACGGCTTCCCTGGATACGAGGTGGAGATCCAGACGAACTACACGGTCGGGGAGTCGCTCATCCCGGGCACGGAGACGCAGCAGGCGACGGCTCAGGCCACGGCCGTCATCGCACCGCGCTGCGACTTCGAGGCACCCGACGACCCCCTGGACGTCGTCGAACTCGACTGTGGCGGCGATGTCATCGAGATCGACCCCGAAGATTTCATTTCGAACGACCTACCCGACGCGTCCGTGCTGTTCTCTGTGTATCTGGCCGAGTGA